The Bacteroidota bacterium region TTAGGCTGAACAGCTAAATCCTCGACAGAAAAGTAGTATTGATAATCCAAACTTGTTATCCATAATAATCGAATTCCATTTGCATTAAAGGTTGTATCCAAAGAACCATTGCTGAGGTAACGAGCAACTACAGGTTTCGAATTTGTTGAGTTGATAATAGTAGTTCCTCCTACGATTATTTTTCCTGTTAAGTGATGAATTTTGGCCACATGAATTTCGTCTTGTTGAGAAGCTTCAAAATCGGTTAATACAACTCCATTGCTTCCAAAACTACTATCAATAATACCATTCGTATGATACCTAACCAAAGCCGCATCTTTACTACTCCCATTATCGCTATAACCTGCAAGAATTAATTTGCCGTCTGTCTGAAGAGATAGACTATATGCCACATCGTCACTTCCTAATTGCAAGTCAGTTTTAACAATACCATTCAACCCAAATGTACTATCATACGTTCCATCTGTTTTGAGGCGAATACAAAAGAAATCTTTCCCGCTCACAGAACTACTCGCATATCCAGCCACTACAATTTTCCCATCTGCTTGTATAACAACACTATTTGCAACATCCTGCTGTCCGACAATACCAATTAGTAATTTTCCATTAATACCAAAATCAGGATCAAGAGTGCCAGCAGGTTGAGAAAACAACCCTATTGACAATAACATAATAATTCCTGTGAGCAGCTGTTTCATCTATTTATATTTTAAGAAATTGATATGAAAATTTAATTGATATTACCACTAAAAAGAAGTTCAGCAGTTCACTATGCAATTTACGAGATTTCACGTTTAGGGAAAAGAAAAAAAGACTAATAAATAGCAAATCAGAAGTGTCTAATTTCTACATACTAATCCACTGTCTGGCCATTTGACCAGTTATTTAAATTTGGATTTGATGGTGATTTCTTATTTACCAAATACGTGATTATCGCTCACGTGAAAGGTTGTATAAAAATTAAGGAAATTATCCTTTAAATCACCAAGAAAATCAAGAAACTCGGCAGCTCTGTTTGACAATTCTTTATTCGCATTGTCAAGTTTTATGCCTTCCTCAGAACCTTGTGCTGAACCGTTCAGCTCAACAATCTTGTTTCTTAAAATTTTATAATCTTTGATTAATCGATCAGCAACCTCCCTATAGACAATTATTTTGTTCTGATATTGCTCAATTTCCGACATAAACTCTTCGTTTGAGTAATACTTCACCATTTTGTCGAGGTTCTCCTGTAAGATAACTAGTTCATCTTTGTGAAGACGGATCTTATTGATCCACAGTCTCTGATCGAAATGCAACTCGTTAACATCTGTAGCAGAGCTAACAGTCTCGCTTCCGTTTACAATCATATGTTGAATATCATTTTTAAAACATGAAAAACTCACTAATAAGACAATTCAATTTAGTGATAATTAATGATTTAGGAGAATTAATTTGCATTTAGCAGTAATATGTATGAATACTGCGTTTGATAATATTTTTCCTAAACATGAACCGATTTGGATGCAATTTCTTTACCACTTTGGAATGCTTTGATATTTTTTTGAACGATATCTTCACCTTTTTTTCCAAAGATTGCCCGCATTGCCTCTTCATATTCAGCATCTTCAAATCCCAGGAAGAGAGAAGCGGCACCAAGAATCACCATATTGGCACTACGAATCGTACCTGATTCCTTAGCCAACTTTTCTGCATCGATAAGAACGTGTTGTGGTTGTGTTCTGATAATTTTATGAATTTCCTCAACATCCGGATAATTAGATACATTTTTGAAAGGGGTTTCATTGGTAACGATCCATCCTGTTTCTGAAAGCCATGGGAGGTAGCGTAGCGATTCTAATGGCTCAACAGAAAGAATCATATCTGCCTTTCCCTTTGGGATAAGATCAGATGCAACTGGCTTATCAGAAATACGCAAATGTGAAGAAACATCTCCTCCTCGCTGACTCATACCATGTACTTCAGATTGCTTTAAAAACAAATCCTTTTTTACAGCAATGTAACCAATAACTGTTGCGATGGAAAGAATTCCCTGCCCTCCTACTCCGGCTAAAATTATATCTTTTTTCATGCTATCTATATTGTGCTATTATATAAGATTTATATTTTCACCTCAGCTGCTTTTAAGGCTGCCTTGGCTTTCAACTTACTACCAATTGTTTGAATACACTCTCTGCGTGGAATCACTACAGAAACTCCTTGATAAGCTAACTCTTCTTTAATTGCTTTAACATTTTCTTCGTGGTATTTTTTCAATGGAGTTAACACACGAATATGTGCCTCTTCAACGCCAATACCTTTGCAAATTTGCTCAATTTTACCTAGTCCGGCAGATGGTTGACCACCAGTCATTCCTGTTGTTTCATTGTCAAGAATTAAAACTGTGATAGGTGATTTATCATTCACTGCATCTAATAAACCGGTTATGCCTGAATGTGTAAAAGTGCTATCACCAATAACGGCAACAGCAGGTATTTCTCCAGCATCAGCTAATCCTTTTGCCATTGTAATAGATGCACCCATATCTACACAAGAATTGATACTATGAAAAGGTGGTAATGCAGCCAATGTATAACAACCAATATCTGCCATAACCCGACCTTTAGAATAGTCGCTAAGCGCCTCGTTCAAAGCAACATACGAGTCTATATGTGAACAGCCTGGACAAAAAGATGGAGGACGACTTACTACAATATCGGGCACTTCGGCACCAAATTTTTCATTTAAATTTAAAGCTTTGGCAACAATATTTGAATTCAATTCACCATCTCGTGGAACAGTACCATCCAAACGTCCTTGAATTTTCTTGCCTTTGGCCAACATGCCATTTAATAGCTCCTCAACAATCGGATAACCATCTTCTAAAACAAGTATCTCATCGCAATCATTGTATAGTCTATTAACCAATTCGGTTGGAATAGGATATTGCGATATTTTTAATAAAGGGTGAGGCACTTTCTGATCTTCAAAATTTTCAACCAGATAGTTATAAGCTAGCCCACAAGCAATAATACCAAGCTTTTTATCATTCCCATCAATATATTGATTAAGACCTGAGTGAACACTTTCTTTTTCCAGATCGTTTTGCTTAGCTAACAAATCCTTGTATTGCTTTCTTGCGATTGAAGGAAGCAGAACATATTGTCTTAAATTCCCGGGAAGTTTCAGTAAGTTCTGCTCTCTTATCTCTTTTCGTTGAACACCAGCTCTTGAATGTGCTAAACGTGTTGTAATCCGGAATAACACAGGAATGGAAAACCTTTCTGATAACTCATAAGCATAATGAACCATATCATAAGCTTCTTGCTGACTTGATGGTTCAAAAACAGGCATCAAAGAAAATTTTCCATAATACCTTGAATCCTGCTCATTTTGAGAGGAATGCATACTGGGATCATCAGCAACAACAATGATTAAGCCTCCATTGGCACCTGTAATGGTTGAATTCATGAATGGATCGGCAGCTACATTCAAACCCACATGCTTCATGCATGCCATGGCTCTTTTTCCTGCATATGACATTCCCATAGCCATTTCCAATGCTGTTTTTTCATTGACAGCCCATTGGTATTTCACACCCAGTTCCTTCGCTTCTTGATTACGTTCTACGTATTCGGTAATTTCTGTTGAGGGTGTACCTGGATAGGCATATATCCCACTTAAACCTGCATCTATTGCTCCTTGCGCAATAGCCTCATCTCCTAACAATAACAGTTTTTGCATCAGACTTTATAATTTAAATTGATGATCCAATATTTTTTGAGTTCAGCAAAAGTAGTGAATATTTGAATTTCTGCATTGCCAACTGATAGGTTTGTGGCAAGCAAAAAAAAACTCCTTCAGATTTTCCGAAGGAGTTTGTATTTTAAAAGATAAACTATCTATTTCTTTTTACAACAGCTTGTCTTAGGACAAGTCTTTGTTTCTGGACAGCTCGTTTTTGTAGATGCCAATG contains the following coding sequences:
- a CDS encoding indolepyruvate ferredoxin oxidoreductase, which gives rise to MQKLLLLGDEAIAQGAIDAGLSGIYAYPGTPSTEITEYVERNQEAKELGVKYQWAVNEKTALEMAMGMSYAGKRAMACMKHVGLNVAADPFMNSTITGANGGLIIVVADDPSMHSSQNEQDSRYYGKFSLMPVFEPSSQQEAYDMVHYAYELSERFSIPVLFRITTRLAHSRAGVQRKEIREQNLLKLPGNLRQYVLLPSIARKQYKDLLAKQNDLEKESVHSGLNQYIDGNDKKLGIIACGLAYNYLVENFEDQKVPHPLLKISQYPIPTELVNRLYNDCDEILVLEDGYPIVEELLNGMLAKGKKIQGRLDGTVPRDGELNSNIVAKALNLNEKFGAEVPDIVVSRPPSFCPGCSHIDSYVALNEALSDYSKGRVMADIGCYTLAALPPFHSINSCVDMGASITMAKGLADAGEIPAVAVIGDSTFTHSGITGLLDAVNDKSPITVLILDNETTGMTGGQPSAGLGKIEQICKGIGVEEAHIRVLTPLKKYHEENVKAIKEELAYQGVSVVIPRRECIQTIGSKLKAKAALKAAEVKI
- a CDS encoding indolepyruvate oxidoreductase subunit beta produces the protein MKKDIILAGVGGQGILSIATVIGYIAVKKDLFLKQSEVHGMSQRGGDVSSHLRISDKPVASDLIPKGKADMILSVEPLESLRYLPWLSETGWIVTNETPFKNVSNYPDVEEIHKIIRTQPQHVLIDAEKLAKESGTIRSANMVILGAASLFLGFEDAEYEEAMRAIFGKKGEDIVQKNIKAFQSGKEIASKSVHV